The DNA region GAAGGCCCGGATCCTTGGAAGGATCCGGGCCTCAGTCTTCAGTAGCGGGGACAGGATTTGAACCTGCGACCTCTGGGTTATGAGCCCAGCGAGCTACCGAGCTGCTCCACCCCGCGTCGTTGTGTTCAAACAGTACCACGACGCGGGGTGGACCTTTCTCAGCTGCCCTGGTCCTCGCCCTTCTCACCGGACGCACCGGCGGTCTCCGCCTTGTCCGGCTCATCCGAAGCGCTGCCACCGCTGCCGGGCTTCGGCTGGGCCGCGGCCGCCCGCTCGAGAGCGTTCTGCAAGGCTTCCTGCGCCTTGCCGTAGCCCGCCCAGTCGTCCTCCTTCAGGGCCGCCTGGCCGTCGGTATAGGCCTTCTGGGCGTCGGCGATCGCCTTCTTCAGTGCGGCGTCCCCGGTGGCAGGAGGCTCCGTGGTGTCACCCGGGGGCTCGGTCGGCTCCGTGGGCGGGGTGGTCGTGTCGGAGCCCTCGACCCCGAAGACCGCGTTCAGCGCCTCCCCGAGACTGTTCTCGAAGACGATCTTCGACCCGTAGGACGCGGCGACCTTGCGCAGCAGTGGGTAGTTCTGCGTGCCACCACGCGTGTACACCGGTTCGATGTAGAGGAAGCCTCCGTCGAGCGGCACCGTCAGCAGGTTGCCGTACTCGATGTCCGAGTCGGTGCCCTTGAGGTTTCTCACGAACTCGGCGACGTCGTCGTTGCCGTTGAGCTCGCTCTGGACCTGCCCTGGGCCCTTGACGGTCGTGGTGACCCGCAACAGCCTTATCGTGCCGTAGTCCTTGCCGGCCGCGTCCGCGTCCACCGCCATGAACGCCCCGAGGTCGGGCCGTCCCTTCGGTGTGAACGTCGTGGTCAGAGAGAACTTCTGTTCGTCCTGGCCCGGCATCTTCATGCTCAGGTAGTACGGCGGGACGGCCCCGGGCTCCTTGTTGGTGGGGTCGTCCGGCACCTGCCAGGCGTCACTGCCGCTGTAGAACTGCGCCGGGTCCTCGACGTGATAGCGCGTGAGCAGCTCCCGCTGGACCTTGAAGAGGTCCTGCGGGTAACGCAGGTGGTCCAGCAGGTCCTGGGGAATGTCCGACCGTGCCTTCACCGTCCCGGGGAACGCCTTGCGCCAGGTCTTGAGGACCGGGTCCTCGGTGTCCCACTCGTAGAGCTTGACCTTGCCGTCGTACGCGTCGACGGTGGCCTTGACCGAGTTACGGATGTAGTTGACCTGGTTCTGCTGGGCGACGACCGCACGCTGATTGGTGGTCAGCGAGTCGGCCGTGGTGTCACCGAGCGTCGTCCGCGAGGCGTACGGGTAACCGTTCGTCGTGGTGTAGGCGTCGACGACCCACTGGATCCGGCCGCCCACGACCGCCGGATAGGCGTCGCCGTCGATCGTGAGCCAGGGCGCCACCGCCTCGACCCGTTCCTTCGGGGTGCGGTTGTACAGGATCCGCGACCCGTCGCCGATGGCTCCCGAATAGAGTATCTGCGGCTCGCTGAACGACACGGCGTAGGCCGCGCGGTTGAACGCGTTGGACAGACTGACCCCGCTGTCGCCCTTGTAACTGGTGGTCTTCTCGCCGTCCTCCTCGTAGTCGAGCTCCTTCTGGGGCCCACCGACGATGGAGTACTGCTGGGTCTTCTCGCCGTAGTAGATGCGCTGCTCGTACTTCGGCAGTTCACCCGTGGTCGGCAGGCCCGACTCCGTGAAGTCCGGGGAGCCCGCCGGGTTGGTGCCCGTCGTCGTGCCCCGCGCCGCGATGGCGCCGTAGCCGTGGGTGTACGTGAAGTGGTCGTTGATCCAGTTCCGCTTGGGGAGGCCGTTGAGGTTGAGCTCACGCAGGCCGATGACGGTGTCCTGCTCCTTGCCGTCCTTGCCCGTGTAGCGGTCGACGTCCAGCGTCTCGGGGAACTGGTAGTAGTTCCTCTTCTGCTGGAGCTGCTGGAAGGCCGGGGAGACGACGTTCGGGTCCATCACGCGGTAGCTGGCCGCCGCGTCGGCGTCGGCCCGGAGTTTCGCCTCGTCCGAGGTCGTGCTCTTGCCGGAGTAGTCGTCGACCTGGGCGTCGTCGATGTCGTAGGCATCACGCGTCGCGTCGATGTTCTTCCGGATGAACGGCGCTTCCTTGGCCTGCTCGTTGGGCTGGACCTGGAACTTCTGCACGATCGCCGGGTAGAGCCCGCCGATAAGGATCGCCGAGAGCACCATCAGGCCGAAGCCGATGACCGGCAACTGCCAGGTACGACGCCAGAGCGTCGCGAAGAACAGCACGGCGCAGATCGCGGCGATGCAGAACAGGATCGTCTTCGCCGGAAGATAGGCATTGGCGTCGACGTACCGCAGACCGGTCCAGTTGTCCGTGGCCTTGAAGTCGCTGGACTTCACGGCCAGCCCGTAGCGGTCGAGCCAGTACGCCACCGCCTTCAGCGAGACGAAGATGCCGAGCAGCACGGACAGGTGGCCCGTTGCCGCACCGGTGGCCCGCGCGCCGGGACTGGTGATCCGCAGCCCGCCGTACAGGTAGTGGGTGAGCGCCGCGGCGATCAGCGACAGCACCGCCGCGGCGAAGCCGAAGCCCAGCAGGAAGCGGTACCACGGCAGGTCGAAGGCGTAGAAGGACACGTCCAGCTTGAACTGTGGGTCCTTCTGCCCGAACGACACGCCGTTGACGTACATCAGCCACGTACGCCACTGGCCCGAGGCGGACGCCCCGGCGATCAGCCCGACGAGGGCGGTGACGGCGAGCAGCACCCACTTCTTGTACGGGGCGACGCTCATCCGGTAGCGGTCAAGGCTCTGCTGCTCCAGCGACATCGCGCTCAGCGGCGGCCGGAGCCGGTGCGCGAGCCAGATGTTCACACCGATGGCGAGAGCCATCAGCAGTCCGAAGACGAGGAACAGCCCGATCTTGGTCCACAGAGTGGTCGTGAAGACGGACGAATACGCGACGGACCTGTACCAGAGCCAGTCCGTCCAGAACCCGGCGAACATGACGAAGGCCATGGCGAGAACCGCCAGGACCCCCAGTGTCATGAGCAGGGTACGGACGCGCCGGGACGGGCGGCCGACTCTGATCCGTGGCCCGGTCGGGCCTCCGCCGCGGTCCGGCATCTGGAAAGCCAACGTGCGCACCTCGAAGTTCGCGGTCGTGTGAAGCAGGCCCAGCGATCGTAGAGCCCACCTATGCAACTTACTGAGGCTTTACCTAGTTCCCGTTCCCGGGGCGGAAGGAGGCAGGATGTCGAACATGCCCAACGTTTCCCCCTCAGGCCCTCCGATGGCCGCGAGTCCACTCACCGTCGCCGTCCTCGAAATCGACGCCTATGCCGCAGGTCTCGGCTGGGACCAGCCCGCCCGGTTGTTCGCCCTTGTCGACACCGCGCGGCTGCGCGCCCAGGAACCGGGCCTGGCCGCCCAGCTGGGTCTCGACGGCACCTCGTCGACGACCGCCACCCTCACCCCCATCGAGCAGGAGGAGCTACCCGCCGGCACCGCGCTGGACGAGTTCCTCGCCACGATCGCCTGGCCCGACGCCGTGGTCGGCTGCGCCATGACCGTCGAACGGCTGATGCTGCCGCCGTCGGCGGAGGCCTCCGTACCGGAAGGCCTGAGTGACACCCAGCTCACCGCGTGGGTCGCCGAGCACCCGGACCGCCAGGAGGTCCGGATGACGGTGGCGGTGCTGCGGGACGGGTCCCGGGACTCGGCGGTGCGGCTGCGGGAGAAGGACTCCCCGACCGAGGTCCTGACCGGAGCGGGCCTGGTGCCCGGCCTGGCCGAAGCGCTCGCGGCCACCTTCGAGTCCTGATCCCCCGGCCCTGACTCCGCGGGTCCCGCGGGGGGCCCGGCCTCAGCCCGCCGAACAGCTCGGCAGGCCGGCCGTGTCCCCCGCGCGGATCCTGTCCAGCGACTTCTTCGCGTCGTCGATCGTCTTCACCCGCACCAGGGTGAGCCCGCTCGGAGTGTCCGAGGCGGCGGCCGCGCAGTTGTCGTCGGGGGTCAGGAAGTACCGGGCCCCCGCGTCCCGCGCGCCGACCAGCTTCATGTTGATGCCGCCGATCGGTCCGACCGCGCCGGCGTCGTCGATGGTGCCGGTGCCGGCGACGAACGCGCCGCCCGTCAGCTTGCCGGGCGTCAGCTTGTCGATGATGCCCAGGGAGAACATCAGGCCGGCGCTCGGACCGCCGACGTCGGCGAGCTTGATGTCGATCTCGAACGGGAACGTGTGGTCGGTGCCGGCCTGGATGCCCACGATCGCCCTGTCCTCCGCGGGTGCCTTCCGCGTGGTGAGGGTGACGTCCTCGGAACCCTGGGGCTCCTTGCCCGCCTTCTCCGCGGCGGCCGCCGCCTTGGCCGGGACGATCGTGAAGACGACGTCCTGCCCGGGCTTGTGCTCGGTGACGAGCTTCGCGACGTCCTCGGGCTTCCCGACCGCCGTGCCGTCGACGGCCTTGATCACGTCCCCGGCGTGCAGCTCGCCCTGGGCGGCGCTGTCCTTGAGGACCGTGGAGACCACGACGCGGGACGTCACGGGGATCTTCAGCTCCTTCAGGGCGGCGACCTTGGCGCTCTCCTGGGACTGGCTGAACTCCTCGGCGTTCTCCTGCGTCGACTGCTCCTCCGTCTTGCCGTCCGGATAGAGGGTGTCGTGCGGCACGATGACGCTGTCGTGGGCCAGCCAGCCGTAGACGGCCTCCACGATGTTCATGTCGTAATCCGCGCCGGTGACCCGGACCGTCGTCATGTTGAGGTGTCCGGACGTCGGATAGGTCTTGTGGCCGGTGATCTGCAGCACCGGCTCGCCACGGGCATCGCCCAGCGTGTTCACCGTCGGGCCGGGAGACATCTCCGCATACGGCACGGGGATCAGCACGCCTGCGCAGAGCAGCGCGATCAGGATGAGGGTCGAGGCGAGCATCGTCGCGGTGCGGCGTGGCATGGAACGACAGTACGGGAAGGGCCTGTCAGTGCACCGTCGGGGCCGGTCCGTACGGGCAGGAGGTCCGCGGCCGTGGGACGACCGGTTCGGCACCGCCGGTCCGCCGGTCCGCCGGCTGCGCGACAGGACGCGACGCGCGACGGGGAGGCCGGCACTGTGCGGGTCGGCACTGTGCGGGTTGGCGACTGCGTACGGCCAACGCTCTCTCAGACGGTCTCGGAACCGGAGTGCGACTTCTCCATCGCTTCACGGAACCGGGCATAACCGGCGAGTTCGGAGACGTCACCGGCCGTGCGGTTACGGGCCGCCCACCCGCCCCATATCGCCGCGCCAAGAGCAGCGAAAAGCGGAATCAGAAGCCAAGCGAGTGCTGCCATCACGACCTCCCTAACCCCATGAGCGACCGCAACTGACGATCTGAAGATTAACCAGGTGCGGAACCCACGCTCGTGGCAGGGGTGCGGTTACGCAAATCGGGGCTGATGACCCCCGGGACGGTTTGCGCTCAGCAGGCGCCGACCCATTCCTCCGTGCCGTCCGAGAAACGCTGGTGCTTCCAGATCGGAACCTCGTGCTTGAGGTCGTCGATCAGCTTGCGGCAGGCCTCGAAGGCCTCACCCCGATGGGCGCACGAGACGGCCACGACCACCGCCAGATCGCCCACAGCCAGGTCACCCACCCGGTGGACGGCGGCCAGCGCCCTGACGGGGAACTGCGCGACCACCTTCTCCGCCACTCTGCGCAGCTCTTCGGGGGCCGTCGGATGGCAGGAGTACCCGAGGGCACCGACGTCCTGTCCCTCGTCGTGATTGCGCACCGTGCCGACGAACAGCGCGATGCCGCCGGCGGCGTCGTCCCCGACCGCGCGGAAGACCTCGTCGACGGAGAGGGGCGTCTCCCGGATCTCCAGCAGCCGGATGGGGTCCTGTGCCGCCTGCTCACCGGGGTGGTCCTGGGTGCGTGCCATGGGACCATCGTGCCGCACGGCAGCGACATCGCGGAACTGCGTATTCGACCGGCGGATGGCCGGCGGTCTTGGAGCCTCCTACAGGCGTGACGGCACCTGGGACACGAGGTCCGGTCAGAAGCGGCGGCGTGCCTTGCGGGCGCGCCTGACCAGCGCTGCCGTGCCGAGCAGGGCGACCGTCGCACCCGCGGCACCCGCGGCGGTGGCGTCCTTGCGTCCCAGACGGCGTCCGGCGAGCGTGTGGCGCCCCTCGACCTCTTCCAGGAGCGCCGCCAGGACGTCCTCGTTGGACCACCGGGGGCGCCATCCCACGTCGTGCAGCCGGCTCACGCTGACCACCCAGGGGTGCATCGTGTAGGCGAGATCGCCCGCCGGGGACGGCGTGAGGCCGATCCTGTGCAGCCGGGCCGCGGCACCGAGAGCGACGGCGGACGGCAGTTCCATCCGGCGCACACCGGAGAGCGTCTCGACCTCCTCCTGCTCGAGCCAGCCGTCGCAGCCGACGGCGAACTCCCCGTCGATCTTCTCGAGCGCGGCGTACTCCAGAGCCGTCACCAGGTCGTCGACGTGACAGAACTGCCAGGCCGGGCGTGATCCGGCGACCACCAGGAGCCGCGGTGACTCGAAGTACCGGGTCAGCGCCGTGTCGGTGCCGCCGACGAGGACCGCGGGGCGGACCACCGTGACGTTGAGGCCGGGGTGCGCCCGGGGGGCGCGGCGGCCCAGCCGTTCGATCTCCAGCAGGTCCCCGACGCCGGTGGCCTCCGCCGTGGCGCGCAGTTCGGCGTCCTCGGAGAGCGGCAGGTCGTTGTCCGGCAGCGCGCCGTAGACCATCGCCGAGGTGCACAGCACGACCCTGTGCACGCCCACGGCCGCGGCCGCGGTCAGCACCGTCTGCGTACCTCGCACGTTGTACGCGGTACGGGCGGCCGGGTCCGTCTCCAGGTCCAGGTCGAGCGCCAGGTGCACGACGACGTCCGCCCCGCGCAGCTTCTCCGCGATGGCGGGGTCCCGTACGTCCAGGACGTGCCACGTCGCCTCGGAAACCTCCCCCCGGCGCTCGTCGATGGCGATGACCTGCTTGATCTCGTCGGATGCGGCGAGGTGCGCGGTGAGGAGCTCACCCACGCCGGTGGCGGCGCCGGTGACCGCGACGACGGGGCCCCGGCTTCTCGAGAGATTTTTCGTGGGCTTGCTTTCGGGCGAGGGGTCGGCCAGGTTTCGCGCTGCGCGAACCTGCGGATCTGGGGAACTCACCGGGCGTCTCCAGCGGTTGTCTTCAGTACGTACCCGAATGACGCGTACGTACCAGGTGGCGTCCATCCTGCCGCAGGCCGGGAGCCGGCGGAGCACTGAGGGCCGTAGCGGGCTTTGGTGTCTACGCTGGATGGTGATGTCGGGCAGTCGCCGTCGGTTCGAGCCGGCGGCCCTACGAGCCGAGGAAACCCGTGAGTGACACCCCATTCGGATTCGGCCTTCCGCCGGAGGAGCCGGAAGACGGCGACGAAGGCAAGAAGAAGGACCCCACCGGAGGTGGGCAGGGCTCGGGCGGGCCGTCGAACCCGTTCGGCTTCGGGCCCGGCGCGGGCGGGGACAACCCGTTCGCGGCGATGTTCGGCTCGATGAACCCGAACGACCTGGGGGCGGCCTTCCAGCAGCTCGGCCAGATGCTGAGTTACGAGGGCGGCCCGGTCAACTGGGACATGGCCAAGCAGATCGCCCGCCAGACGGTTTCGCAGGGCACCCCGGACGGCAGCAAGGACACGAGCGTCGGCCCCTCGGAGCGGTCCCCGGTCGACGAGGCTCTGCGTCTGGCCGACCTCTGGCTGGACGGCGTGACCTCGCTGCCCTCCGGCTCGGTCTCCTCGGTGGCGTGGAGCCGTGCCGAATGGGTCGAGGCGACCCTTCCCGCCTGGCAGCAGCTGGTGGACCCGGTCGCCGAGCGGGTCGGTCTCGCCATGGGTGACGTCCTGCCCGAGGAGATGCAGGCCATGGCCGGCCCTCTGATCGGCATGATGCGGTCGATGGGTGGTGCCATGTTCGGCCAGCAGATCGGGCAGGCCGTGGGCACGCTCGCCGGCGAGGTCGTCGGCTCGACCGACATCGGCCTGCCGCTGGGCCCGGCCGGCAAGGCCGCGCTGCTGCCGCAGAACATCGAGCGGTTCGGCAAGGACCTGAGCGTGCCGCAGGACGAGGTGCGGCTCTATCTCGCGCTGCGTGAGGCCGCCCACCAGCGGCTCTTCGCCCACGTCCCGTGGCTGCGCTCCCATCTGTTCGGTGCCGTCGAGGCCTATGCGCGCGGCATCAAGGTCGACACCAGCAAGCTGGAGGACGTCGTCGGCCAGTTCGACCCCACCCAGCCCGAGCAGCTGCAGGACGCACTGCAGCAGGGCATGTTCCAGCCGGAGGACACCCCGGAGCAGAAGGCGTCGCTGGCCCGGCTGGAGACGGCTCTCGCCCTCGTCGAGGGATGGGTGGACGCCGTGGTGCACGAGGCGGCGGCGTCCCGGCTCACCTCGGCGGACGCCCTGCGCGAGACGATGCGCAGGCGCCGGGCGTCCGGCGGACCCGCCGAGCAGACCTTCGCCACTCTCATCGGCCTCCAGCTGCGACCGCGCCGGCTGCGTGACGCGTCGCGGCTGTGGGCCTCGCTCACGGACGCCCGTGGCG from Streptomyces sp. B1I3 includes:
- a CDS encoding SDR family oxidoreductase, whose product is MSSPDPQVRAARNLADPSPESKPTKNLSRSRGPVVAVTGAATGVGELLTAHLAASDEIKQVIAIDERRGEVSEATWHVLDVRDPAIAEKLRGADVVVHLALDLDLETDPAARTAYNVRGTQTVLTAAAAVGVHRVVLCTSAMVYGALPDNDLPLSEDAELRATAEATGVGDLLEIERLGRRAPRAHPGLNVTVVRPAVLVGGTDTALTRYFESPRLLVVAGSRPAWQFCHVDDLVTALEYAALEKIDGEFAVGCDGWLEQEEVETLSGVRRMELPSAVALGAAARLHRIGLTPSPAGDLAYTMHPWVVSVSRLHDVGWRPRWSNEDVLAALLEEVEGRHTLAGRRLGRKDATAAGAAGATVALLGTAALVRRARKARRRF
- a CDS encoding PPA1309 family protein, coding for MSNMPNVSPSGPPMAASPLTVAVLEIDAYAAGLGWDQPARLFALVDTARLRAQEPGLAAQLGLDGTSSTTATLTPIEQEELPAGTALDEFLATIAWPDAVVGCAMTVERLMLPPSAEASVPEGLSDTQLTAWVAEHPDRQEVRMTVAVLRDGSRDSAVRLREKDSPTEVLTGAGLVPGLAEALAATFES
- a CDS encoding UPF0182 family protein, yielding MPDRGGGPTGPRIRVGRPSRRVRTLLMTLGVLAVLAMAFVMFAGFWTDWLWYRSVAYSSVFTTTLWTKIGLFLVFGLLMALAIGVNIWLAHRLRPPLSAMSLEQQSLDRYRMSVAPYKKWVLLAVTALVGLIAGASASGQWRTWLMYVNGVSFGQKDPQFKLDVSFYAFDLPWYRFLLGFGFAAAVLSLIAAALTHYLYGGLRITSPGARATGAATGHLSVLLGIFVSLKAVAYWLDRYGLAVKSSDFKATDNWTGLRYVDANAYLPAKTILFCIAAICAVLFFATLWRRTWQLPVIGFGLMVLSAILIGGLYPAIVQKFQVQPNEQAKEAPFIRKNIDATRDAYDIDDAQVDDYSGKSTTSDEAKLRADADAAASYRVMDPNVVSPAFQQLQQKRNYYQFPETLDVDRYTGKDGKEQDTVIGLRELNLNGLPKRNWINDHFTYTHGYGAIAARGTTTGTNPAGSPDFTESGLPTTGELPKYEQRIYYGEKTQQYSIVGGPQKELDYEEDGEKTTSYKGDSGVSLSNAFNRAAYAVSFSEPQILYSGAIGDGSRILYNRTPKERVEAVAPWLTIDGDAYPAVVGGRIQWVVDAYTTTNGYPYASRTTLGDTTADSLTTNQRAVVAQQNQVNYIRNSVKATVDAYDGKVKLYEWDTEDPVLKTWRKAFPGTVKARSDIPQDLLDHLRYPQDLFKVQRELLTRYHVEDPAQFYSGSDAWQVPDDPTNKEPGAVPPYYLSMKMPGQDEQKFSLTTTFTPKGRPDLGAFMAVDADAAGKDYGTIRLLRVTTTVKGPGQVQSELNGNDDVAEFVRNLKGTDSDIEYGNLLTVPLDGGFLYIEPVYTRGGTQNYPLLRKVAASYGSKIVFENSLGEALNAVFGVEGSDTTTPPTEPTEPPGDTTEPPATGDAALKKAIADAQKAYTDGQAALKEDDWAGYGKAQEALQNALERAAAAQPKPGSGGSASDEPDKAETAGASGEKGEDQGS
- a CDS encoding PDZ domain-containing protein; the protein is MPRRTATMLASTLILIALLCAGVLIPVPYAEMSPGPTVNTLGDARGEPVLQITGHKTYPTSGHLNMTTVRVTGADYDMNIVEAVYGWLAHDSVIVPHDTLYPDGKTEEQSTQENAEEFSQSQESAKVAALKELKIPVTSRVVVSTVLKDSAAQGELHAGDVIKAVDGTAVGKPEDVAKLVTEHKPGQDVVFTIVPAKAAAAAEKAGKEPQGSEDVTLTTRKAPAEDRAIVGIQAGTDHTFPFEIDIKLADVGGPSAGLMFSLGIIDKLTPGKLTGGAFVAGTGTIDDAGAVGPIGGINMKLVGARDAGARYFLTPDDNCAAAASDTPSGLTLVRVKTIDDAKKSLDRIRAGDTAGLPSCSAG
- a CDS encoding molybdenum cofactor biosynthesis protein MoaE, producing MARTQDHPGEQAAQDPIRLLEIRETPLSVDEVFRAVGDDAAGGIALFVGTVRNHDEGQDVGALGYSCHPTAPEELRRVAEKVVAQFPVRALAAVHRVGDLAVGDLAVVVAVSCAHRGEAFEACRKLIDDLKHEVPIWKHQRFSDGTEEWVGAC
- a CDS encoding zinc-dependent metalloprotease, translated to MSDTPFGFGLPPEEPEDGDEGKKKDPTGGGQGSGGPSNPFGFGPGAGGDNPFAAMFGSMNPNDLGAAFQQLGQMLSYEGGPVNWDMAKQIARQTVSQGTPDGSKDTSVGPSERSPVDEALRLADLWLDGVTSLPSGSVSSVAWSRAEWVEATLPAWQQLVDPVAERVGLAMGDVLPEEMQAMAGPLIGMMRSMGGAMFGQQIGQAVGTLAGEVVGSTDIGLPLGPAGKAALLPQNIERFGKDLSVPQDEVRLYLALREAAHQRLFAHVPWLRSHLFGAVEAYARGIKVDTSKLEDVVGQFDPTQPEQLQDALQQGMFQPEDTPEQKASLARLETALALVEGWVDAVVHEAAASRLTSADALRETMRRRRASGGPAEQTFATLIGLQLRPRRLRDASRLWASLTDARGVDGRDGLWEHPDMLPTAQDLDDPDGFVHHEQLDFSELDKMLGEAAQGKSPQRSADGEQGESEDGPEDGTGRGDGKDDGDR